The following are encoded together in the Streptomyces sp. NBC_01717 genome:
- a CDS encoding lonely Cys domain-containing protein gives MAIEFSPSLREFLQVWVGASVASGNEDLGYDSRLPYQKLAVDLRDLSGATQGAIAQVGYSMPPAVGDQFVGAMRLFVDDNGVNHLYRMADELEKTGDRQVDRSRKLAEAKYEILIEFSFMNLELALIALLSVFTGGTSLSEAVAVRSRTALSIILVMQRMGRAAPTPFTAVLEALEEAFTSFFAQVLSMTVPDSPDRQRKDFDWTDIGKSAFVGFFAGFFGGALAEFYGKFVAKHFKDKWLKEGSEVPFAFVNEGQAEIFAMGLQKLVFEGKFGLSWQDFWMAGVSGGLTTSAELVAGAAGLGLYHEFFQKTSLNNNFFGDKPGLPDSPDAVWDNSSHPLTVGDWQGTQFTVPPAGFGAGGSVGLGVPDAVRPAATLSAPPPLPSPLPPGANGPEAPGPLGALGAEDGLEAVGTPGSLPGADVPNLGNAPQVPSNLTSVSDLSDSFSDGSSVYVSDASSFTDVEDDSVSVSDTGVDTGVDTGVDTGLGLVRGAGAPAPGAGGVVGATGMFSRSGLPEAADVNGELQTARGPASSSGTRAEDGRVERVQPQDESGLVLEGTRGVGQDDGLGDGGSHMPTLSGAPETSGASTGAGSAQPSRTGSSISAPGPQTGEGGRGLGDSQRVDVVADTEVSQGREDGRAAEPESMPVLSGPTVPGQSPAGQSEVIASGPSQGVPTVPVQGVVIVPAQDATAAGSGTGTGVGSGVSQVSTSGAALMNTASTPTPTPTPTPTPTPTPTPTPTPTPTPSAAPAASGTQRSDNWPGARTSTTSGITAGSLAAQGLTASPGQAPQTDTWQEAGPHHPHFLPPLPLPRNTGSVTFGATAPAPALRSASRSHSLQDPGRPVRFADPKNSHLDEDTSSDSDVSMDEDSADDEDIVFDDDTPALAELRRLLVDAGLLSQDDLHAALKTLAGVLPGNQGAVPLTLVDLDTFAVRTLRLRHVDRADLRRQAVQAVDAARREGRAHSLAALEGHHLQSEGAHSDRWLLRTPQGRKLGRDWNDESPENLDLSTVGLVKVTDDDFELVEGSLADAPWPANTFVYIICGDDEETKPPARRFRISTSQGIRPVTEDVLAELVANDRARTPGAPILLLTPHRLDLARTVANTTGEPVWTSTGDVGTWTDEETGMTYPVRIDEHPGEQPVGQWVVSPPGLLPPPGTEPSSSGQWLYDDEGDRYWVPDRDLITHALIDPETHESIGRSTVNDIEQALNEATSYHFRLRSARFVYHSDPAYQTFVPVGTTSTAWGDADPALRMYVFDGHNDEDGRFWWRARINGKVRKLWGTPRSAGGYLKRRPSLNRLRQTTRGRPVPILVSRCYAGSVPHGAVDPLTTGEPAQIMSTEAGAPHYAPTHSVGVAGTLASPKLLITAGSRGVFGEWKEYEPEPEGAALEQLARAMGLTADSGPLPQHIVGQTARLVRALRQVFGPTAEHEPHLVAGIGALERLRQADRVFDGTGPFTLAFFQYAAEQLHQVPGRPTPAADTDAYRALLAHAQRWVRASADAPQAFRLTAHLPLPMVQNLRQVWTHSSAAATNAVLDNVDFSKPVNGPVIGPVTEDDRRGLAFWSLVRAQVAIGTWGGPTDNLVRNVLHLDETQPATPEWQDAAGLVVAHAIAAGRTGTGPAAWAAHHLETTTHLLSLTTLVQGTHVETWGRNFTSRPINKLHLPFAPGEKAIYFLVAKVGPDHVDMVEPNGVRHRLPFDQVAELAAEDPALPDDLERIVLVVSGDLAGRGALAQAIADRTGRRVLHHTDPDGLTVTDPGANGISQVHLTASPGQAVPDTWRAVLPYRPHFLPPRPLPESAASPHSAATTTAPALRSASPDEQYTDLDEEATEPRSATASPPQSAYRRTGPNSAELDGVVLTLTPNEPPQPDKGFTGSLLLALRHAAPAALEILAAADAGTAEAFSAWLSLRVTDADVPGHALPPLDGGALVPLDLLRGAGVPYSPGQQVQGALGGGSLPLTDAGLSLVQRFRLLLLDPTYADDEEETTRELTARVLSTVAARELGVRIALVNSNEEVEFIGGGHQGHNESDGAVGDRPTGDGRIAGAARREEPEVPLAVVIHDSENHYIAPQPRAPRPKTGGTGPAERADEDNAPSVQGLEPTSSEGTRPESALSQDLALLRTEVAREMRALDPAHGPVDAETVEQLHDELPSHLRTGTLRQRGEAIAQILLTGRPAGLRGGAPQTPESVLASTSTSTAQPSPTAATPLTPPDDNDSGPRSSQSTEGIGTPQAPAVDSASNTQLSLPVPQSESAQVRPIKSQASAPTRGARTPDAHTFDLWAPQGAVSVPPVASGTPQGRDQQPQAAGALGPSFRESAPRPAPVNPQGQARFEDFRDRLQRTVVRPDHQVQLGDRATLPGRNVEYRAAAAEAHEKITAALAGQTPADSVKKLLDALTRIKDTTHPGLSGGSRDHGVDPRAQGWQLGHEIALMAERYGLPKPATDITYTEHGKGKDPEIFHDFTRSYSRSSRSYTYRVGNAGTLLLPDGVAIVGHWLRYGDDFLHERGFILRGDNGWIGRVANWNGLRATLRDDAKYEVRADAARIHLLPVEHDGRSIAIALTEHEHRRQLMVQKIADDFGIYLDSAAGVEAVKSNNLGTPETVQDKIQPRAWPLPLVQQLHAAMDHYAPILGDRRATSTRSDVEQEVKTAGSVSWALRQKKLFAQATGQYFESRKLFNIYTTAHLSKTDTLEQTATHELSHGLLKYALAEFTTEFWEGVESPTKFGNIAAKTPLDDFRNSLFRHLQDSEKFRQEAPQHAAAIHTVQILRPAVVVLNPGESPFAAAIRITEELKDQIPRFAREAGTWTEDGQPRKFFVKERPISGYGETNSDEDLAETAMSYFTKNGHLRTHAPLRAAFLDRLVVGWQQRREPTGPSGHTAVQTSDPDN, from the coding sequence ATGGCGATTGAGTTCTCTCCGAGCCTCAGGGAATTTCTCCAGGTTTGGGTGGGTGCCAGTGTGGCATCGGGTAATGAGGACCTGGGCTACGACAGCCGGTTGCCGTATCAGAAGCTGGCAGTAGATCTGCGGGATCTGTCGGGTGCGACGCAGGGTGCGATCGCACAGGTGGGGTATTCGATGCCCCCGGCGGTGGGGGACCAGTTCGTCGGGGCGATGAGGCTGTTCGTCGATGACAACGGTGTGAACCATCTGTACCGGATGGCGGATGAGCTGGAGAAGACGGGCGATCGGCAGGTCGACCGTTCGAGGAAGCTGGCCGAGGCTAAGTACGAGATTCTGATCGAGTTCTCTTTCATGAATCTCGAGTTGGCGTTGATTGCACTGTTGTCGGTGTTCACTGGGGGGACGTCGCTGTCCGAGGCGGTGGCGGTGAGGTCGCGCACGGCTTTGTCGATCATTTTGGTCATGCAGCGGATGGGGCGTGCTGCGCCGACGCCGTTCACGGCGGTGCTGGAGGCGCTTGAGGAGGCGTTTACGTCGTTCTTCGCGCAGGTCCTGTCGATGACGGTGCCGGACAGTCCGGATCGGCAGCGGAAGGACTTCGACTGGACCGACATCGGCAAGTCGGCGTTCGTCGGGTTCTTCGCCGGGTTCTTCGGCGGTGCGTTGGCCGAGTTCTACGGGAAGTTCGTCGCGAAGCATTTCAAGGACAAGTGGCTGAAAGAGGGCTCGGAGGTTCCGTTCGCTTTTGTGAACGAGGGCCAGGCTGAGATTTTCGCCATGGGGTTGCAAAAACTGGTGTTCGAGGGGAAGTTCGGGCTCAGCTGGCAAGATTTCTGGATGGCGGGTGTCAGCGGTGGGCTGACCACCAGCGCGGAACTCGTGGCGGGTGCGGCTGGTCTGGGGCTGTATCACGAGTTCTTCCAGAAGACTTCGCTCAACAACAATTTTTTCGGCGACAAGCCGGGTCTGCCCGACTCGCCGGACGCGGTGTGGGACAACAGCAGTCACCCGTTGACGGTCGGGGACTGGCAGGGCACGCAGTTCACGGTGCCGCCCGCGGGGTTCGGCGCCGGGGGAAGTGTCGGTCTCGGCGTCCCGGATGCAGTGCGGCCCGCCGCTACGCTCTCGGCTCCGCCCCCGCTCCCGTCCCCGCTCCCGCCTGGAGCGAACGGCCCCGAAGCTCCGGGTCCGCTGGGTGCGCTGGGTGCGGAGGACGGGCTCGAGGCGGTTGGTACTCCAGGATCCCTGCCGGGTGCGGACGTTCCTAACCTGGGGAATGCTCCGCAGGTCCCCAGCAACCTCACCAGTGTCAGCGACCTGAGCGATTCTTTCAGTGACGGGTCGTCGGTTTATGTCAGCGATGCGTCCTCGTTCACCGACGTCGAGGACGACTCCGTGTCCGTCTCGGACACCGGTGTGGACACCGGTGTGGACACCGGTGTGGACACCGGTTTGGGGCTTGTGAGGGGTGCGGGAGCGCCGGCGCCGGGGGCCGGTGGGGTTGTTGGCGCGACGGGGATGTTCAGCAGGTCTGGCTTGCCCGAGGCTGCGGACGTGAACGGTGAGTTGCAGACGGCGCGTGGTCCGGCGTCGTCGAGCGGGACTCGGGCTGAGGACGGCAGGGTCGAGCGGGTGCAGCCACAGGACGAGAGCGGGCTCGTGTTGGAGGGAACGCGCGGAGTCGGCCAGGACGATGGGCTGGGCGACGGGGGTTCGCACATGCCGACGCTGTCCGGGGCCCCTGAGACGTCTGGCGCCTCGACAGGTGCTGGTTCTGCTCAGCCTTCTCGCACCGGCAGCTCGATCTCCGCGCCGGGTCCCCAGACCGGCGAAGGGGGGAGAGGCCTTGGGGACAGCCAGCGGGTAGACGTGGTCGCGGACACGGAGGTGTCCCAGGGGCGGGAAGACGGCCGCGCGGCCGAGCCCGAATCCATGCCGGTGCTCAGCGGCCCGACCGTTCCGGGTCAAAGCCCTGCGGGTCAGAGCGAGGTCATCGCCTCGGGTCCATCGCAGGGCGTGCCGACCGTTCCTGTGCAGGGTGTCGTCATCGTCCCTGCTCAGGACGCAACCGCAGCCGGGTCCGGGACGGGGACGGGGGTCGGGTCCGGGGTCTCGCAGGTCAGCACATCCGGCGCCGCGCTCATGAACACTGCCTCGACACCGACACCGACACCGACACCGACACCGACACCGACACCGACACCGACACCGACACCGACACCGACACCGACACCGTCCGCCGCTCCCGCAGCCTCCGGCACCCAAAGGTCGGACAACTGGCCCGGCGCCCGGACGTCCACGACCAGCGGCATCACTGCAGGCAGCTTGGCAGCGCAGGGCCTGACCGCCTCACCCGGGCAGGCACCCCAGACCGACACCTGGCAAGAGGCGGGTCCGCACCACCCGCACTTCCTCCCACCCCTACCTCTCCCCCGGAACACTGGCTCCGTGACCTTCGGAGCCACGGCCCCCGCACCAGCCCTGCGTTCGGCTTCCCGCTCCCACAGCCTTCAGGACCCGGGCAGGCCTGTCCGCTTTGCAGACCCGAAGAACTCGCACCTCGACGAGGACACCAGCTCAGACTCCGACGTGAGCATGGACGAGGACTCCGCGGATGACGAGGACATCGTCTTCGACGATGACACTCCCGCGCTCGCGGAGCTGCGGCGCTTGCTCGTCGACGCCGGCCTCCTCAGCCAGGACGACCTGCACGCGGCGCTCAAGACCCTGGCCGGGGTCCTCCCCGGCAACCAGGGCGCAGTTCCCCTGACACTGGTGGACCTGGACACATTCGCTGTCCGGACGCTGCGCCTTCGGCACGTGGACCGGGCCGATTTGCGCCGCCAGGCCGTCCAGGCGGTGGACGCGGCACGGCGCGAGGGGCGGGCCCACAGCCTGGCAGCCCTGGAAGGCCATCACCTCCAGAGCGAGGGGGCCCACTCCGACAGATGGCTGCTCAGGACCCCTCAGGGCCGGAAACTGGGCCGCGACTGGAACGACGAATCGCCAGAGAACCTGGACCTCAGCACCGTCGGCCTGGTGAAGGTAACCGACGACGACTTCGAACTCGTCGAGGGCAGTCTCGCCGACGCCCCCTGGCCTGCTAACACCTTCGTCTACATCATCTGCGGGGACGATGAGGAGACGAAGCCGCCAGCGCGCCGGTTCCGGATCTCGACCTCCCAGGGCATTCGACCGGTCACCGAGGACGTGCTCGCCGAGCTGGTCGCCAACGACCGTGCCCGAACGCCCGGCGCCCCGATCCTCCTGCTCACCCCGCACCGACTCGACCTGGCACGGACCGTGGCCAACACCACCGGCGAACCCGTGTGGACATCCACCGGTGACGTGGGCACATGGACCGACGAGGAGACCGGCATGACCTACCCGGTCCGGATCGACGAACACCCGGGCGAGCAGCCGGTAGGACAGTGGGTCGTCAGCCCGCCCGGACTGCTGCCCCCGCCAGGGACGGAACCGTCGAGCAGCGGCCAGTGGCTCTACGACGATGAGGGTGACAGGTACTGGGTGCCCGATCGGGACCTCATCACCCACGCCCTCATCGACCCCGAAACACACGAGTCCATCGGCCGCTCCACCGTCAACGACATCGAACAGGCACTTAACGAAGCGACCAGCTACCACTTCCGGCTGCGATCCGCGCGCTTCGTGTACCACTCGGATCCTGCCTATCAGACGTTCGTCCCGGTGGGGACAACGTCCACGGCGTGGGGGGACGCGGACCCGGCCCTGCGGATGTACGTCTTCGACGGTCACAACGACGAGGACGGCCGTTTCTGGTGGCGGGCGCGGATCAACGGAAAGGTCAGGAAGCTGTGGGGGACGCCGCGGTCCGCGGGCGGTTACCTCAAACGACGCCCCAGCCTGAACAGACTGCGCCAAACAACCCGAGGTCGCCCCGTGCCCATCCTCGTCTCACGGTGCTATGCGGGATCCGTGCCGCATGGGGCCGTGGACCCGCTGACCACCGGCGAACCCGCCCAGATCATGTCCACCGAAGCCGGCGCACCCCACTACGCACCCACCCACAGCGTGGGCGTAGCGGGCACCCTGGCAAGCCCCAAGCTGCTCATCACCGCCGGCAGTCGCGGTGTGTTCGGTGAGTGGAAGGAGTACGAGCCAGAGCCGGAGGGCGCGGCGCTGGAGCAGCTGGCACGCGCCATGGGCCTGACCGCCGACTCAGGCCCGCTGCCCCAGCACATTGTCGGCCAGACAGCCCGCCTGGTACGGGCCCTGCGGCAGGTCTTCGGCCCCACCGCCGAACATGAACCGCACCTCGTGGCCGGTATCGGCGCCCTGGAACGACTCCGTCAAGCAGATCGCGTCTTCGACGGAACGGGCCCTTTCACCCTCGCCTTCTTCCAGTACGCCGCAGAACAACTCCACCAAGTTCCCGGTCGGCCCACACCCGCGGCCGACACCGACGCCTACCGTGCACTGCTCGCACACGCCCAACGGTGGGTCCGTGCCTCTGCCGACGCCCCCCAGGCCTTCCGGCTCACCGCCCACCTGCCCCTCCCCATGGTCCAAAACCTTCGCCAGGTGTGGACCCACTCCAGCGCAGCCGCGACAAATGCCGTCCTGGACAACGTGGACTTCTCCAAACCGGTGAACGGCCCCGTGATTGGTCCGGTCACCGAGGACGACCGGCGCGGCCTGGCCTTCTGGTCTCTGGTGCGTGCCCAAGTCGCCATCGGCACCTGGGGCGGGCCCACGGACAACCTTGTGCGGAACGTGCTCCACCTGGATGAAACCCAACCAGCCACCCCAGAATGGCAAGACGCCGCCGGGCTTGTAGTGGCACACGCGATCGCCGCAGGCCGCACCGGAACCGGACCCGCCGCCTGGGCCGCCCACCACCTCGAGACCACCACCCATCTCCTCTCCCTCACCACACTTGTTCAAGGCACCCACGTCGAGACCTGGGGCCGCAACTTCACCAGCAGGCCGATCAACAAACTGCACCTGCCCTTCGCCCCGGGGGAGAAAGCAATCTATTTCCTGGTCGCCAAGGTCGGCCCCGACCACGTCGACATGGTCGAGCCAAACGGGGTCCGACATCGGCTGCCATTCGACCAAGTCGCTGAACTTGCAGCCGAGGACCCCGCACTCCCCGATGATTTGGAGCGCATCGTGCTCGTGGTCTCGGGAGATCTCGCTGGGCGGGGAGCCCTGGCGCAGGCGATCGCGGATCGAACCGGCCGACGCGTACTCCACCACACCGACCCCGACGGTCTGACCGTGACCGACCCCGGCGCCAACGGCATCTCCCAGGTCCACCTGACCGCCTCCCCCGGACAGGCCGTACCCGACACGTGGCGGGCGGTGCTTCCGTACCGCCCGCACTTCCTACCGCCCCGACCCCTCCCCGAAAGCGCGGCCTCCCCGCACTCCGCAGCCACGACCACCGCACCAGCCCTACGCTCGGCTTCGCCTGACGAGCAGTACACCGACCTCGACGAGGAAGCCACTGAGCCGCGTTCCGCCACCGCGTCGCCTCCACAAAGCGCCTACCGCCGTACTGGGCCGAACTCCGCCGAACTGGACGGCGTGGTGCTGACGTTGACTCCCAACGAGCCCCCGCAGCCGGACAAAGGCTTCACCGGGTCGCTACTGCTCGCCCTGCGTCACGCGGCACCTGCTGCGCTTGAGATCCTCGCAGCAGCTGATGCCGGCACAGCCGAAGCGTTCTCCGCCTGGCTTTCGCTTCGCGTCACCGACGCCGACGTCCCCGGCCATGCACTACCGCCTCTGGACGGCGGGGCCTTGGTACCGCTGGACTTGCTGCGCGGCGCCGGTGTGCCGTACTCGCCAGGGCAGCAGGTGCAGGGTGCTCTGGGGGGCGGAAGTTTGCCCCTCACCGATGCCGGCCTGAGTCTCGTCCAACGGTTCCGGCTCCTGCTCCTTGACCCAACGTACGCAGACGACGAAGAGGAGACCACAAGGGAGCTGACGGCCCGCGTCCTGTCCACCGTGGCAGCCCGGGAACTGGGCGTCCGGATAGCGCTGGTGAACTCGAACGAAGAAGTCGAATTCATCGGCGGCGGACACCAGGGGCACAACGAAAGCGACGGGGCCGTCGGTGACAGGCCGACAGGTGATGGCCGCATCGCCGGTGCCGCCCGACGGGAGGAACCCGAGGTGCCACTCGCCGTCGTCATCCATGACAGTGAAAACCACTACATCGCCCCGCAACCACGCGCGCCACGGCCCAAAACAGGCGGAACAGGGCCTGCCGAACGGGCCGATGAGGACAATGCGCCGTCGGTTCAGGGGTTGGAGCCGACGTCGTCCGAAGGGACCCGCCCGGAGTCGGCTCTCTCCCAGGACCTCGCGTTGCTCCGCACGGAAGTCGCCCGAGAAATGCGGGCGTTGGACCCGGCCCACGGCCCGGTGGACGCCGAGACGGTGGAGCAGCTTCACGACGAGCTGCCCTCCCACCTGCGGACAGGGACGCTTCGCCAACGTGGTGAGGCAATCGCGCAGATCCTCCTCACCGGCCGGCCGGCCGGTCTGCGAGGCGGGGCACCGCAGACGCCGGAATCAGTTCTTGCGTCGACGTCCACATCCACCGCTCAGCCCTCGCCGACGGCCGCCACGCCCCTCACGCCCCCCGACGACAACGACTCCGGCCCAAGATCGTCGCAGTCCACGGAAGGCATCGGCACCCCCCAGGCGCCTGCAGTGGATAGCGCGTCGAACACTCAGCTCTCGCTCCCCGTTCCGCAGAGCGAGAGCGCGCAGGTCCGGCCGATCAAGAGTCAGGCAAGCGCGCCCACCCGCGGCGCGCGCACTCCCGATGCGCACACCTTCGATCTCTGGGCGCCGCAGGGCGCAGTGTCTGTCCCGCCGGTGGCCTCGGGCACTCCTCAGGGCCGTGATCAGCAGCCTCAGGCCGCCGGCGCGCTGGGACCGTCCTTCAGGGAGAGCGCTCCGCGCCCGGCCCCAGTGAATCCGCAGGGACAGGCGCGGTTCGAGGACTTCCGCGACCGGCTCCAGCGGACCGTGGTACGGCCCGATCACCAAGTCCAGCTCGGCGACCGCGCCACGCTCCCCGGCAGGAATGTCGAATATCGCGCCGCGGCGGCAGAGGCACACGAGAAGATCACCGCGGCGCTCGCCGGCCAGACGCCCGCCGACAGTGTCAAGAAGCTGCTCGACGCTCTCACGCGTATCAAGGACACAACACACCCAGGACTCAGCGGCGGCTCACGCGACCACGGGGTCGACCCTCGCGCCCAGGGATGGCAACTCGGCCACGAGATCGCTCTCATGGCAGAACGCTACGGCCTGCCCAAACCCGCAACCGACATCACCTACACCGAACACGGCAAGGGCAAGGACCCTGAAATCTTCCACGACTTCACCCGCTCCTACTCCCGCTCGTCTCGCTCCTACACCTACCGCGTTGGCAACGCCGGCACCCTCCTCCTCCCCGACGGCGTCGCCATCGTCGGACACTGGCTCCGCTACGGCGACGACTTCCTCCACGAACGAGGCTTCATACTCCGCGGCGACAACGGCTGGATCGGCCGCGTTGCAAACTGGAACGGACTGCGTGCCACGCTCCGTGACGACGCGAAATACGAAGTACGCGCGGACGCTGCACGCATTCACCTCCTTCCGGTGGAGCACGACGGCCGGTCCATCGCTATCGCTCTGACCGAACACGAGCACCGGCGACAACTGATGGTGCAGAAGATCGCCGATGATTTCGGAATCTATTTGGACTCGGCTGCCGGGGTCGAGGCGGTCAAGAGCAACAATCTGGGCACGCCGGAGACAGTTCAGGACAAGATCCAGCCGCGCGCCTGGCCGTTGCCGCTCGTGCAGCAATTGCACGCTGCGATGGACCACTACGCACCGATCCTCGGCGACCGGCGCGCGACATCCACCCGGAGTGATGTCGAGCAAGAAGTCAAAACCGCGGGGTCGGTGAGTTGGGCACTGCGGCAGAAGAAGCTTTTCGCGCAGGCAACGGGGCAGTACTTCGAGTCCCGCAAGCTGTTCAATATCTACACGACCGCACATCTCAGCAAGACTGACACGCTCGAGCAGACCGCCACACACGAACTGTCCCACGGTCTCCTCAAGTACGCACTGGCGGAATTCACGACGGAGTTCTGGGAGGGCGTGGAGTCACCCACGAAGTTTGGCAACATTGCCGCCAAAACTCCGCTAGACGATTTCAGAAACTCCCTATTCCGCCATTTGCAGGACTCTGAGAAATTCCGGCAGGAGGCACCTCAGCACGCTGCTGCGATCCATACCGTACAGATACTCCGGCCCGCTGTGGTCGTCCTGAACCCGGGCGAGTCGCCCTTCGCAGCGGCGATCCGTATCACCGAGGAGTTAAAGGACCAAATACCTCGGTTCGCGCGCGAGGCAGGAACCTGGACCGAAGACGGCCAGCCACGGAAGTTCTTTGTCAAGGAGCGCCCGATCAGCGGCTACGGCGAAACGAACTCGGACGAGGATCTGGCCGAGACCGCGATGTCCTACTTCACGAAGAACGGTCACCTGAGGACCCACGCGCCGTTACGGGCCGCTTTCCTCGATCGCCTCGTCGTGGGCTGGCAGCAGAGGCGTGAGCCGACCGGCCCATCCGGGCATACCGCCGTTCAAACCAGCGATCCGGACAACTAG
- a CDS encoding DUF2231 domain-containing protein, producing MSLINGLPAHVLLVHAVVVLVPLSALTLVICALWPQAARRLGLALPLLALVTLATVPLATQAGEWLERHVDSDPLVRRHAELGDGMLPWALGLFVLAAGVWWISRRTGAPQSRELSGARSGARSGSVLHVAAAILSVVVAAGAVVDVYRIGDSGAKAAWHDAYSKTATKPSDGD from the coding sequence ATGAGTTTGATCAACGGCCTGCCCGCGCACGTGTTGCTGGTCCATGCCGTCGTTGTCCTGGTCCCGCTCAGCGCGCTGACGCTCGTGATATGCGCGCTGTGGCCACAGGCCGCCCGGCGGCTCGGACTGGCGCTGCCGCTACTCGCCCTGGTCACGCTGGCGACCGTACCGCTGGCCACCCAGGCCGGGGAGTGGCTGGAGCGACACGTGGACAGCGACCCGCTGGTGCGGCGGCACGCCGAGCTGGGCGACGGAATGCTGCCCTGGGCGCTGGGCCTGTTCGTGCTGGCGGCCGGCGTGTGGTGGATCTCCCGCCGTACGGGCGCGCCGCAGTCGCGGGAGCTTTCCGGGGCTCGGTCGGGAGCGCGGTCCGGGTCGGTCCTTCACGTCGCCGCGGCCATCCTGTCTGTGGTGGTGGCCGCGGGCGCGGTCGTCGACGTGTACCGGATCGGCGACTCGGGCGCGAAGGCAGCCTGGCACGACGCGTACTCCAAGACCGCCACGAAACCGAGCGACGGAGACTGA
- a CDS encoding IS701 family transposase, with amino-acid sequence MPRRAWDHELENLFLRAGACFARIEPRRRMRDYVRGLLGPVGRKNSWQLAEYAGHATPDGLQHLLSHSRWDADRLRDDLQSYAAEQLGSSEGVLIIDDTGFVKKGTTSAGVQRQYSGTAGRTENCQIGVFAAYATTRGHALVDRELYLPKSWAEDRERCRAARIPDERDFTTKNDLARAMILRALHSPLAFSWVTADSAYGQDSRFRRFLEDAGLSYVVAVPKSQQVHGPRIDHLIGQAPPEAWQRLSCGNGAKGPRLYDWAAARLPAVWEFDGDEPTRQRWMLARRSIARPDEVAYYLASAPLGATVADLTRIAGCRWKVEECFQSAKNECGLDQYEVRRYVGWFRHITLVMLAHIFLAAMAVQEREKGVTRPTHPTSWTSPRQKSVVCWQLNPAVLNDAITQ; translated from the coding sequence GTGCCCAGGCGTGCCTGGGACCATGAACTCGAGAATCTATTCCTGCGGGCCGGAGCCTGCTTCGCCCGGATAGAACCACGACGCCGGATGCGCGATTACGTGCGCGGGCTGCTGGGCCCGGTAGGCCGCAAGAACAGCTGGCAGCTTGCTGAGTACGCCGGCCATGCCACCCCGGACGGACTCCAGCACTTGCTGTCCCACAGCCGGTGGGACGCCGACCGTCTCCGCGATGACCTGCAGTCCTATGCAGCAGAGCAACTCGGCTCATCAGAGGGTGTGTTGATCATCGACGACACCGGCTTCGTCAAGAAGGGCACCACCTCGGCCGGGGTGCAACGGCAATATTCCGGGACCGCGGGCCGGACCGAGAACTGCCAGATCGGTGTCTTCGCCGCCTACGCCACCACACGCGGGCACGCCCTGGTCGACCGCGAGCTCTATCTACCCAAGTCCTGGGCCGAAGACCGGGAGCGCTGCCGAGCGGCCAGGATCCCCGACGAGCGTGACTTCACCACCAAGAACGACCTCGCCCGCGCCATGATCCTGCGGGCCCTTCACTCCCCGCTCGCCTTCTCCTGGGTCACCGCAGATTCCGCCTACGGCCAGGACTCCCGCTTCCGTCGTTTCCTGGAAGACGCTGGTCTGTCCTACGTCGTCGCGGTCCCCAAGTCGCAGCAGGTCCACGGCCCCCGCATCGACCACCTCATCGGCCAGGCCCCGCCCGAGGCATGGCAACGCCTGTCCTGCGGCAACGGCGCCAAGGGGCCACGGCTCTACGACTGGGCGGCGGCCCGGCTGCCCGCCGTCTGGGAGTTCGACGGCGACGAGCCCACTCGGCAACGCTGGATGCTCGCCCGCCGCAGCATCGCCAGGCCCGACGAGGTGGCCTACTACCTGGCCAGTGCCCCGCTGGGCGCCACCGTCGCCGACCTGACTCGCATCGCGGGCTGCCGCTGGAAGGTCGAAGAATGCTTCCAGAGTGCGAAGAACGAATGCGGCCTGGACCAGTACGAAGTCCGCCGCTACGTCGGCTGGTTCCGGCACATCACACTCGTCATGCTCGCGCACATCTTCCTCGCGGCGATGGCCGTTCAGGAACGCGAAAAAGGGGTGACGCGGCCGACACACCCGACCTCGTGGACCTCACCCCGGCAGAAATCCGTCGTCTGCTGGCAGTTGAACCCCGCCGTCCTGAACGACGCGATCACGCAATGA